A genomic window from Carassius auratus strain Wakin chromosome 45, ASM336829v1, whole genome shotgun sequence includes:
- the LOC113062967 gene encoding P-selectin isoform X6 has protein sequence MGIFYKVVLISLVLNIWRGAEGWSYHSSTNTMNWESARHWCKQHYTDMVAIQNKDEIYHLNSILPKVSGYYWIGIRKINGIWTWVGTNKMLTKEAENWAKNEPNNGRNNEDCVEIYIKRGKDEGKWNDESCLKKKTALCYTASCKDDSCVSGRGECVETINSHKCTCLGGFYGDRCEHVVKCKSEDITAPDHARVQCSHPHKNFSYDSQCEYFCGEGYELKGSRTTRCTSSTEWSNKPPTCELVQCPELTSPQEGQMQCQHPMGRFSYQSTCEFMCKEGHTLRNSSSSTLFCGATGHWNDSQPTCEIVKCKQEDITPPDHARVQCSHPHKNFSYDSQCVYSCEEGYELNGSRTTRCTSSTEWSNKPPTCELVQCPELTKPQEGQMQCQHPMGRFSYQSTCEFMCKEGHTLQNSSSSTLFCGATGRWNDSQPSCEIVKCKQEDITPPDHASVQCSHPHKNFSYDSQCEYFCEEGYELKGSRKTRCTSSTEWSNKPPTCELVQCPELTKPQEGQMQCLHPMGRFSYQSTCEFMCKEGHTLQNSSSSTLFCGATGRWNDSQPTCEIVKCKQEDINAPDHASVQCSHPHKNFSYDSQCVYSCEDGYELKGSRTTRCTSSTEWSNKLPTCELVQCPELTKPQEGQMQCLHPMGRFSYQSTCEFMCKEGHTLQNSSSSTLFCGATGHWNDSQPTCEIVKCKQEDITPTDHARVQCSHPHKNFSYDSQCVYSCEEGYELKGSSATRCTSSTEWSNKPPTCELVQCPELTKPQEGQMQCLHPMGRFSYQSTCEFMCKEGHTLRNSSSSTLFCGATGHWNDSQPTCEIVKCKQEDITPPDHARVQCSHPHKNFSYDSQCEYFCEEGYELKGSKTTRCTSSTEWSNKPPTCEPVQCPELTKPQEGQMQCLHPMGQFSYQSTCEFMCKEGHTLRNSSSSTLFCGATGHWNDSQPTCEIVKCKSEDITTPDHASVQCSHPHKNFSYDSECEYFCEEGYELKGSRTTRCTSSTEWSNKPPTCELVQCPELTKPQEGQMQCQHPMGRFSYQSTCEFMCKEGHTLQNSSSSTLFCGATGHWNDTQPSCEIIKCKQEDITPPDHASVQCSHPHKNFSYDSQCVYSCEEGYELKGSRTTRCTSSTEWSSKPPTCQIIHCPALDSPVNGEQNCTSCFNYGSKCSLSCFEGFQLQGASEISCTKTAKWSQEPPHCEAMVCPQLHEPINGHINCSSEESTFNTVCIFSCHEGHQLEDHSNEIVMCNYNGSWSGEVAVCQASPDPSASPFEVTEVTLGVGGAVGASILGFVLWILKRLRRKASNFDLNSTSDTEDPPQFYKNSVDSLI, from the exons ATG GGCATCTTCTACAAAGTTGTTCTTATTTCTTTAG TGTTAAACATATGGAGAGGCGCTGAAGGCTGGTCATACCATTCCTCAACAAACACTATGAACTGGGAATCTGCCAGACACTGGTGCAAGCAGCATTACACCGACATGGTAGCCATCCAGAACAAAGATGAAATTTATCACCTCAACAGTATCCTTCCAAAAGTCAGTGGATATTACTGGATTGGCATTCGCAAAATTAATGGCATTTGGACCTGGGTGGGAACTAATAAGATGCTTACCAAGGAAGCTGAGAACTGGGCGAAGAATGAGCCCAATAATGGAAGAAATAATGAAGACTGTGTggaaatatacattaaaagagGGAAAGATGAAGGCAAATGGAATGATGAATCCTGCTTAAAGAAGAAGACTGCACTGTGCTACACAG CATCCTGCAAAGACGACTCCTGTGTCAGTGGCCGAGGAGAGTGTGTTGAAACCATAAACAGCCATAAATGCACATGCCTTGGGGGTTTCTATGGAGACCGATGTGAACATG TTGTAAAATGCAAATCAGAGGACATCACCGCACCAGATCATGCTAGGGTCCAGTGCTCCCATCCTCATAAAAACTTCTCATATGACTCTCAATGCGAATATTTCTGTGGGGAGGGTTATGAACTAAAGGGTTCCAGAACAACAAGATGCACTTCTAGCACAGAGTGGTCAAACAAACCACCAACCTGTGAAC ttgttcaATGTCCAGAGCTGACCAGTCCACAGGAAGGCCAAATGCAATGCCAACATCCCATGGGCCGGTTCAGCTACCAATCCACCTGTGAGTTTATGTGTAAAGAAGGACACACGCTGCGAAACTCCAGCTCTTCCACACTGTTCTGTGGGGCAACGGGACACTGGAATGATTCACAACCCACTTGTGAAA TTGTAAAATGCAAACAAGAGGACATCACCCCACCAGATCATGCTAGGGTCCAGTGCTCCCATCCTCATAAAAACTTCTCATATGACTCTCAATGTGTATATTCCTGTGAGGAGGGTTATGAACTAAATGGTTCCAGAACAACAAGATGCACTTCTAGCACAGAGTGGTCAAACAAACCACCAACATGTGAAC TTGTTCAATGTCCAGAGCTGACCAAACCACAGGAAGGCCAAATGCAATGCCAACATCCCATGGGCCGGTTCAGCTACCAATCCACCTGTGAGTTTATGTGTAAAGAAGGACACACGCTGCAAAACTCCAGCTCTTCCACACTGTTCTGTGGGGCAACGGGACGCTGGAATGATTCACAACCCTCTTGTGAAA TTGTAAAATGCAAACAAGAGGACATCACCCCACCAGATCATGCGAGCGTCCAGTGCTCCCATCCTCATAAAAACTTCTCATATGACTCTCAATGTGAATATTTCTGTGAGGAGGGTTATGAACTAAAGGGTTCCAGAAAGACAAGATGCACTTCTAGCACAGAGTGGTCAAACAAACCACCAACATGTGAAC TTGTTCAATGTCCAGAGCTGACCAAGCCACAGGAAGGCCAAATGCAATGCCTCCATCCCATGGGCCGGTTCAGCTACCAATCCACCTGTGAGTTTATGTGTAAAGAAGGACACACGCTGCAAAACTCCAGCTCTTCCACACTGTTCTGTGGGGCAACGGGACGCTGGAATGATTCACAACCCACTTGTGAAA TTGTAAAATGCAAACAAGAGGACATCAACGCACCAGATCATGCGAGCGTCCAGTGCTCCCATCCTCATAAAAACTTCTCATATGACTCTCAATGTGTATATTCCTGTGAGGATGGTTATGAACTAAAGGGTTCCAGAACAACAAGATGCACTTCTAGCACAGAGTGGTCAAACAAACTACCAACATGTGAAC TTGTTCAATGTCCAGAGCTGACCAAGCCACAGGAAGGCCAAATGCAATGCCTCCATCCCATGGGCCGGTTCAGCTACCAATCCACCTGTGAGTTTATGTGTAAAGAAGGACACACGCTGCAAAACTCCAGCTCTTCCACGCTGTTCTGTGGGGCAACGGGACACTGGAATGATTCACAACCCACTTGTGAAA TTGTAAAATGCAAACAAGAGGACATCACCCCAACAGATCATGCTAGGGTTCAGTGCTCCCATCCTCATAAAAACTTCTCATATGACTCTCAATGTGTATATTCCTGTGAGGAGGGTTATGAACTAAAGGGTTCCAGTGCAACAAGATGCACTTCTAGCACAGAGTGGTCAAACAAACCACCAACATGTGAAC TTGTTCAATGTCCAGAGCTGACCAAGCCACAGGAAGGCCAAATGCAATGCCTCCATCCCATGGGCCGGTTCAGCTACCAATCCACCTGTGAGTTTATGTGTAAAGAAGGACACACGCTGCGAAACTCCAGCTCTTCCACACTGTTCTGTGGGGCAACGGGACACTGGAATGATTCACAACCCACTTGTGAAA TTGTAAAATGCAAACAAGAGGACATCACCCCACCAGATCATGCTAGGGTTCAGTGCTCCCATCCTCATAAAAACTTCTCATATGACTCTCAATGTGAATATTTCTGTGAGGAGGGTTATGAACTAAAGGGTTCCAAAACAACAAGATGCACTTCTAGCACAGAGTGGTCAAACAAACCACCAACATGTGAAC CTGTTCAATGTCCAGAGCTGACCAAACCACAGGAAGGCCAAATGCAATGCCTCCATCCCATGGGCCAGTTCAGCTACCAATCCACCTGTGAGTTTATGTGTAAAGAAGGACACACGCTGCGAAACTCCAGCTCTTCAACACTGTTCTGTGGGGCAACGGGACACTGGAATGATTCACAACCCACTTGTGAAA TTGTAAAATGCAAATCAGAGGACATCACCACACCAGATCATGCGAGCGTCCAGTGCTCCCATCCTCATAAAAACTTCTCATATGACTCTGAATGTGAATATTTCTGTGAGGAGGGTTATGAACTAAAGGGTTCCAGAACAACAAGATGCACTTCTAGCACAGAGTGGTCAAACAAACCACCAACATGTGAAC TTGTTCAATGTCCAGAGCTGACCAAGCCACAGGAAGGCCAAATGCAATGCCAACATCCCATGGGCCGGTTCAGCTACCAATCCACCTGTGAGTTTATGTGTAAAGAAGGACACACGCTGCAAAACTCCAGCTCTTCCACACTGTTCTGTGGGGCAACGGGACACTGGAATGATACACAACCCTCTTGTGAAA TTATAAAATGCAAACAAGAGGACATCACCCCACCAGATCATGCGAGCGTCCAGTGCTCCCATCCTCATAAAAACTTCTCATATGACTCTCAATGTGTATACTCCTGTGAGGAGGGTTATGAACTAAAGGGTTCCAGAACAACAAGATGCACTTCTAGCACAGAGTGGTCAAGCAAACCACCAACCTGTCAAA TTATTCACTGCCCAGCCCTTGACAGTCCTGTCAATGGAGAGCAGAACTGCACCTCCTGCTTTAATTACGGGAGCAAATGCAGCTTGAGTTGTTTTGAAGGATTCCAGCTCCAGGGAGCTTCAGAGATCAGCTGTACAAAAACAGCAAAGTGGAGTCAGGAACCACCTCACTGTGAAG CAATGGTCTGCCCACAACTTCATGAGCCTATTAATGGGCATATAAACTGCTCATCTGAAGAGTCCACCTTTAACACCGTCTGCATCTTCAGCTGTCATGAAGGCCACCAACTCGAAGACCACAGTAACGAGATCGTGATGTGCAACTACAATGGGAGCTGGTCAGGGGAAGTGGCAGTGTGTCAAG CTTCTCCTGATCCCTCTGCATCGCCCTTCGAAGTGACAGAAGTGACTCTTGGGGTTGGAGGTGCTGTCGGCGCCTCCATTCTGGGCTTTGTTCTCTGGATACTGAAGAGACTGAGGAGAAAAG ctAGCAATTTTGACCTAAACAG TACCTCGGATACTGAGGATCCACCACAGTTTTATAAGAACAGTGTTGACAGTCTCATATAG